Proteins co-encoded in one Listeria ivanovii subsp. ivanovii genomic window:
- a CDS encoding GntR family transcriptional regulator produces MKQNNPKYIQLANDLKEKIDKKTYNTGDTIPTESVLSAQYSVSRITVRKAVAKLIDEGYLESVQGSGTYVKEKIVHDLFELKSFGEEMDGKDRVFSSEILQYEIQKPSKEIAQKLQISEQDRIYYIRRSRIVNNSIFAVEDTFMPLSLFPDLTYEIMQGSKYDYIEKQKGIRIKSSQQEFTPILPNEAIAALFQIPTNKPILEIKSIGILETNIPFEVSNIYYKSSEYKFTITSQRKHK; encoded by the coding sequence ATGAAACAAAATAACCCTAAATATATCCAATTAGCAAATGATTTAAAAGAAAAAATAGATAAAAAAACCTATAATACGGGCGACACCATCCCAACCGAATCTGTATTATCCGCCCAATACTCTGTTAGTAGAATTACTGTAAGAAAAGCCGTAGCTAAATTAATTGATGAAGGCTACTTAGAATCCGTACAAGGAAGCGGCACCTATGTAAAGGAAAAAATAGTCCACGATTTATTTGAATTAAAAAGTTTCGGTGAAGAAATGGACGGGAAAGACCGTGTATTTTCAAGCGAAATTCTTCAATATGAAATCCAAAAACCATCCAAAGAGATTGCCCAAAAACTTCAAATTTCCGAACAAGATCGAATCTATTATATTCGTCGCAGTAGAATCGTCAATAATTCCATTTTCGCGGTTGAAGACACATTTATGCCGCTATCCCTCTTCCCAGATTTAACTTATGAAATTATGCAAGGTTCTAAGTATGACTATATCGAAAAGCAAAAAGGCATCCGTATCAAAAGCAGTCAGCAAGAATTTACACCCATCTTACCAAATGAAGCAATAGCCGCCTTATTCCAAATACCTACAAATAAACCGATTTTAGAAATCAAGTCCATTGGTATACTCGAAACAAACATACCATTTGAAGTATCCAATATTTATTATAAAAGTTCCGAATACAAATTCACGATTACTTCTCAGCGAAAGCACAAGTAA
- a CDS encoding carbohydrate deacetylase: protein MTKLIINSDDFGYSRGVNYGIVDCFNHGILTSTTLMANMPGFSHAVELAKSNSGLGVGVHMTLTCGRSILQNLKTITTENGMFKKLAHYKEAGFEIDTGELYQEWDAQIQKVYASGIVPTHLDSHHHVHTMGPCIEVALELAKKYQLPIRKNFLDDANIPLEGIKIVDYFVDDFDYTGLQKEFNKTDEEMAAYFEKLLETMSHFESVEIMCHPAYLDRDIMEGSSLNTARVIEADILMNSTFSKKVKESTTLKLSNYSHL, encoded by the coding sequence ATGACAAAGTTGATTATTAACTCAGATGATTTTGGTTATTCGAGAGGAGTGAATTATGGGATTGTAGATTGTTTTAATCACGGTATTTTGACTTCGACTACGTTAATGGCGAATATGCCAGGATTTTCTCACGCGGTAGAACTTGCCAAGAGCAACAGCGGGCTAGGTGTGGGTGTTCATATGACACTTACTTGTGGCCGGTCAATCTTACAAAACCTAAAGACTATTACAACAGAAAATGGGATGTTCAAGAAACTTGCTCATTATAAAGAAGCAGGTTTTGAGATTGATACTGGTGAGCTTTATCAGGAATGGGACGCGCAAATTCAAAAAGTTTATGCTAGTGGGATTGTTCCTACTCATTTAGACAGTCATCATCATGTTCATACGATGGGGCCATGTATTGAGGTGGCGCTTGAACTTGCCAAGAAATATCAATTGCCTATTAGAAAAAATTTTTTAGACGATGCCAATATTCCATTAGAAGGAATTAAAATAGTGGATTATTTCGTAGATGACTTTGATTATACGGGGTTGCAAAAAGAATTTAACAAAACAGATGAAGAAATGGCGGCTTATTTTGAAAAGTTACTAGAAACGATGTCCCATTTTGAATCAGTAGAAATTATGTGTCATCCAGCTTACTTAGATCGCGATATTATGGAAGGTTCCTCCCTAAATACTGCAAGGGTTATTGAAGCGGACATCTTGATGAATTCTACATTTAGCAAAAAAGTAAAAGAATCAACAACCTTGAAACTTAGCAATTATTCTCATTTATAA
- a CDS encoding PTS transporter subunit EIIC — MAFKSGMQTLGRSMLLPVVAMPVSGLILRLAAPDMLNIPILMAAGNAVFGNLDMLFAIGVAIGFAKGKDKGIAALTAVVGMLTLREGLKIMNPDVNMGVFGGIFTGLMSAWCWNKFNNQKLPQIFSFFGGNKFPITMIMLVNTVASLLFGWLWPYAQSGIDSFSGLLLGMGAFGVFIFGFLNRLLIPFGLHHVLNTYVYYAMGSYTAANGETYTGEIPRFINGDPSAGLFLAGFFVIMMFGIPGIAFAITKAAKKDRRKEVEGQMMSGAATSFIAGISEPVEFSFMFQSPLLYFIHAIYAGLAMFTCYLFNIHLGFTFGSSLIDYIINFNIATNAIWIIPIGIVFFFLYFVTFYFIITKRDVKTPGREDDIEFSAESTKEEEDLNLASNNYEYIAKKILQNLGGKENIINSDACTTRLRMEVEDMSLVNDGKLKQVGAHGVIKIDEHNVQVVIGLQVTYVHLELNKLLDE; from the coding sequence ATGGCTTTTAAATCAGGGATGCAAACATTAGGGCGCTCTATGTTACTTCCAGTTGTTGCCATGCCTGTATCTGGATTAATCTTACGTTTAGCAGCACCGGATATGTTGAATATACCAATTTTAATGGCAGCAGGGAATGCGGTTTTTGGAAATTTAGACATGTTGTTTGCGATTGGTGTAGCGATTGGATTTGCTAAAGGAAAAGATAAAGGAATTGCGGCTCTAACAGCAGTTGTCGGTATGTTAACACTTCGAGAAGGATTGAAAATCATGAATCCCGACGTTAACATGGGTGTGTTTGGTGGTATTTTCACGGGACTCATGTCAGCATGGTGTTGGAATAAATTCAATAATCAAAAATTACCCCAAATATTTTCTTTTTTCGGGGGGAATAAATTTCCAATTACCATGATTATGCTTGTAAATACGGTTGCTTCTTTACTATTCGGTTGGCTATGGCCATACGCGCAGTCTGGAATTGACTCATTTTCTGGATTGTTACTAGGCATGGGAGCTTTTGGTGTATTCATCTTTGGTTTCTTAAACCGTTTACTCATTCCATTCGGCTTACATCATGTATTGAATACATATGTTTATTATGCAATGGGATCCTATACTGCTGCAAATGGTGAAACATATACTGGAGAAATTCCACGTTTTATTAATGGGGACCCGAGTGCTGGTTTATTTTTAGCTGGATTCTTCGTTATCATGATGTTTGGGATTCCGGGGATTGCCTTTGCGATAACAAAGGCGGCTAAAAAAGATCGGCGTAAAGAAGTGGAAGGCCAAATGATGTCAGGAGCAGCTACTTCTTTTATTGCTGGTATTTCTGAACCAGTAGAATTTAGCTTTATGTTTCAGTCGCCACTTCTTTATTTCATCCATGCAATTTATGCTGGTTTAGCAATGTTTACTTGTTATTTATTTAATATCCATCTTGGGTTTACGTTTGGTTCTTCGCTTATTGATTACATTATTAATTTCAATATCGCGACAAATGCAATATGGATTATTCCAATTGGGATAGTGTTCTTCTTCCTTTATTTTGTTACTTTCTATTTCATTATTACAAAACGGGATGTGAAAACTCCAGGGCGTGAGGATGATATTGAATTTAGTGCAGAGTCAACAAAAGAAGAAGAAGATTTAAATCTTGCAAGTAATAACTACGAATATATTGCGAAGAAAATTTTACAAAATCTTGGTGGGAAAGAAAATATTATTAATTCAGATGCTTGTACAACAAGGTTACGTATGGAAGTTGAAGATATGTCTCTTGTGAATGATGGGAAATTGAAGCAAGTAGGCGCACATGGAGTCATTAAAATAGATGAGCATAATGTTCAAGTGGTTATTGGACTTCAGGTAACTTATGTGCATTTGGAATTAAATAAATTGTTAGATGAATAA
- a CDS encoding maltose-6'-phosphate glucosidase: protein MSKEVTVTIAGGGSTYTPGIVQAILENPNQLRIKELRLYDIDQVRQERMGYLIQALIKKNYPFSVRFLATDNPEEAFTGADFVFSQIRAGGLQMRETDEKIPLKYGCVGQETCGAGGFAYGLRSIKAFLPLVEKIIHYAPDAWILNYSNPESIVSEAVARKFPKAKIINVCDMTISIEETICSDFGYEHADFIPEYYGLNHFGWYRSIYSKKEGRDILPDILHKMNNGLDVADFNTGDASWARTYRMLGQMITDFPGYLPNTYMEYYLYPDVVVAEADPNHTRANEVMEGRETKVYALAEKCMTGENNSDIELNFGSHGQYIVDIATSLLNDEHRRFMIITPNRGSIPNIRPDAVVEVPAYVCAKGVEPIALDAIPDFHKGLIEAQCAAEKLLVDAFFEESYLKALQAFTLNQAVPSATVAKKMLHEFIEVNKDFWPELR from the coding sequence ATGTCCAAAGAAGTGACGGTTACAATTGCTGGAGGAGGAAGTACATACACCCCGGGAATTGTACAAGCTATATTAGAAAATCCAAATCAATTGCGAATAAAAGAATTAAGATTATATGATATTGATCAAGTGCGCCAAGAAAGAATGGGCTACCTTATCCAAGCGTTAATTAAGAAAAATTATCCTTTTTCTGTCCGTTTTTTAGCGACAGATAATCCAGAAGAAGCATTTACAGGTGCGGACTTTGTTTTTTCGCAAATTCGGGCAGGTGGTTTGCAAATGCGTGAAACAGATGAAAAAATTCCGCTTAAATATGGTTGCGTCGGTCAAGAAACATGTGGGGCAGGTGGCTTTGCTTATGGTTTACGTTCTATCAAAGCTTTTTTACCTCTAGTAGAGAAAATTATACACTATGCGCCAGACGCGTGGATTCTAAATTATTCTAATCCTGAGTCAATTGTGTCAGAAGCAGTTGCACGTAAATTTCCAAAAGCAAAAATTATTAATGTTTGTGATATGACGATTTCAATTGAAGAAACAATTTGTTCGGATTTTGGTTATGAACATGCTGATTTTATTCCTGAATATTATGGGTTAAATCATTTTGGTTGGTATCGTTCTATTTATAGCAAAAAAGAAGGGCGCGATATTCTTCCAGATATTCTTCATAAAATGAACAATGGATTGGATGTAGCTGATTTTAATACCGGAGATGCTTCTTGGGCAAGGACTTATCGGATGTTAGGGCAAATGATAACAGATTTTCCAGGTTATTTACCAAATACGTATATGGAGTATTATCTCTATCCGGATGTTGTCGTAGCAGAGGCTGATCCTAATCACACTCGTGCAAATGAAGTAATGGAAGGCCGTGAAACAAAAGTTTATGCTTTAGCGGAAAAATGTATGACTGGTGAGAATAACTCAGATATTGAACTGAACTTTGGTAGTCATGGGCAATATATTGTAGATATTGCTACATCGCTTTTGAATGACGAACATCGTCGTTTTATGATTATTACACCTAATCGAGGCTCTATACCAAATATTCGTCCAGATGCCGTAGTTGAAGTGCCAGCCTATGTTTGTGCAAAAGGAGTGGAACCAATTGCTTTAGATGCTATTCCGGATTTTCATAAAGGATTGATTGAAGCCCAGTGTGCCGCAGAGAAATTACTTGTAGATGCTTTCTTTGAGGAAAGCTATTTGAAGGCATTACAAGCATTTACACTAAATCAAGCAGTTCCTTCAGCCACTGTTGCAAAAAAAATGCTTCATGAATTTATAGAAGTAAATAAAGATTTTTGGCCAGAATTACGCTGA
- a CDS encoding discoidin domain-containing protein produces MKKVWKVNTSILLVLMTCASLFTFQTDTVKAASGTDWEKVQQLMDEFQADATWSDTKYSGAITGRMPSTAVLGNGDVGVTSYGNATEKTYLLSSNNFWSDNTRYFGYRGRNPQIITGGGLTMKEGLARDPNNLAFNMNTTSSPAAENHEGKLATQGLYSNDLSNAGETFTGFEAKNTDSPAWITIQLLGYERFDRYVIRHDNFTSKKGKNRNTESFKIQILPEGKSLSTATDADWQTLDTVTSNTADETDKKLAKPVTAKYIRLLIDKATADSGDGIARISQLELYDNNDTYKMPVVDNAPSTHPKDLAYGMPASASSETKGFEASKAVNGAYEWQSKEETEKFAGWVSEAEKEQTLTIDLKRKQQFNRWTVKHNNSTAENGANLNTKDFYLEISSDNENWTKIDEVIGNMADTTDRRLLYPYEARYVRLHITKPSDEPINTAKARISQLELYNDKNAEDSIATNSTITATTAMKGRTVLLMTIGSK; encoded by the coding sequence ATGAAAAAGGTATGGAAGGTTAATACATCTATACTACTTGTATTAATGACTTGTGCATCACTATTCACTTTTCAAACAGATACTGTAAAGGCCGCCTCAGGAACAGATTGGGAAAAAGTGCAACAACTAATGGATGAGTTTCAAGCAGATGCCACTTGGAGTGACACTAAATATTCTGGAGCAATTACAGGACGAATGCCGAGCACAGCAGTTCTTGGTAACGGGGATGTTGGTGTCACCTCATATGGAAATGCCACAGAAAAAACGTATTTACTATCTTCCAATAATTTTTGGAGTGATAATACCCGTTATTTTGGTTATCGTGGTAGGAATCCACAAATCATCACTGGTGGTGGGTTAACGATGAAAGAAGGCCTAGCTCGTGATCCCAATAATCTAGCTTTTAATATGAATACTACGAGTTCGCCAGCAGCTGAAAATCATGAAGGGAAATTAGCGACACAAGGGCTTTATTCTAATGATTTAAGTAATGCGGGAGAAACTTTTACAGGATTTGAAGCTAAGAATACGGACTCGCCTGCTTGGATAACTATTCAGCTTTTAGGTTATGAAAGGTTTGATCGTTATGTAATTAGGCATGATAATTTCACATCAAAAAAAGGAAAGAATCGCAATACGGAGTCCTTTAAGATTCAAATTTTACCAGAAGGAAAGAGTCTAAGTACTGCTACAGATGCAGATTGGCAAACGCTAGATACAGTAACTAGTAATACTGCTGATGAAACGGATAAAAAATTAGCGAAACCAGTGACTGCGAAATATATCCGGCTACTAATTGATAAGGCGACGGCGGATAGTGGCGATGGTATAGCTCGGATAAGTCAATTGGAACTTTATGATAATAATGATACTTACAAAATGCCGGTTGTTGACAATGCTCCGTCTACACATCCAAAAGACTTAGCTTATGGAATGCCTGCGAGTGCCTCTTCGGAAACAAAGGGGTTTGAAGCAAGCAAAGCCGTTAATGGAGCTTACGAATGGCAAAGTAAGGAAGAAACAGAAAAATTTGCTGGCTGGGTTTCAGAGGCAGAAAAGGAACAAACATTAACGATAGATTTAAAACGGAAGCAACAATTCAATCGTTGGACCGTAAAACACAATAATAGTACTGCTGAAAATGGTGCCAATTTAAACACAAAAGACTTTTATTTGGAAATCAGTTCTGATAATGAAAATTGGACTAAAATTGATGAAGTTATTGGTAATATGGCAGACACAACCGATCGTCGGCTATTGTATCCTTATGAAGCTAGATATGTGCGTTTGCATATTACAAAGCCAAGTGATGAGCCAATAAATACAGCAAAAGCGCGAATCAGCCAATTGGAACTTTATAATGACAAAAATGCTGAAGATAGCATTGCGACAAACAGTACAATTACTGCAACAACAGCTATGAAAGGGCGGACAGTATTATTGATGACAATTGGGAGCAAATAG
- a CDS encoding discoidin domain-containing protein, whose amino-acid sequence MENGYNDYSGWISNPGMPQSFTIDLQADKEFKEIGIVNAGDIGLVNSLVASGNNNARNYQNFNTKNMKISISENKIDWQEIKNITNNQAGRINIQLPEKVTARYVKVEILTGQQTGTISSQRARVAKMYLFASPGYTLPIDSGSPQATQQASETKPLKAANTAFQEKMDIAKAEINTEMTIGSAPVSINNWLSAENNIMVTTVESKAKTDQAIEINPWAKNTVAYQTPANGDNTKASKPETTTKSGVSGDVTWVSRRSNINDDIVTPKGKTKQEKYQAGFMSEFAIATKILGGKGSVDAEDNTGKIYTVLPAGKKITIVSAINTVGDQKIDAPNGKDGKAVQGAVKSLESFNTETSIAKERQKTLDWWKNYYLQSYVDTGNTKLNKTYYGSQYIFGSATRAGKTAPGLYGPWITTDQANWQGDYHLNYNFQAPYYGSYSSNRLLEFSEPMFYEAIRYMNTGIKRASDPAELESISPWYYSTRKDENAFKNGFNDSLLFTVGIVPYIDDKTKGSYLNQTIDALLLASQIGAYYEYTQDDEWMFTKIETPNGTYSPYDFLTKVGNFYKIWLEKRNPRIDQEYIKDNPSGVKGNTLATKYTANYAKYPPYSGGKNYTYVLFDGSHESSFEFNPTVAVGNLQYLMDNLVTISKNNQLSESTYADWKDIATHLVKPETAIYEYNQATSWKTSSNYFGKEIFGLSEDRYVRPISATVELEFVMPGNQLGFDSESRLLEAGRNTVDVMGNDGSPGWASNNNTPKIFTQAARLQYDAATLRSKIITNVTNKMDKNYYVNDNTHGWEKAGIIESINNMMLQSSEGIMKLFPVWPENTNGEFRQIREKGAFLVSAKMTNNNISDMEITSEKGNDVKVVNPYQNEKVRVLNSKNKVIQVSYGTTKNSTQKESTSQEKKLEETVDFKTEAGETYRIIKATVEDNAKDALAAILKDINDPSKGFLVGTTATQIKAVEELINQLPASETKLKLLNTLATAQKNIGEKDPPSTEGNAAGIVEPSNGNGGGNTIIKENLTTKKPVATNTMKKNLPPTGDSGFIPVVAGGGIILATLGLIHRTYQ is encoded by the coding sequence ATAGAAAATGGTTATAACGATTATAGTGGATGGATTAGCAACCCAGGAATGCCCCAGTCTTTCACTATTGATTTACAAGCAGATAAAGAATTTAAAGAAATAGGAATTGTGAATGCAGGAGACATTGGTCTGGTCAATTCATTAGTAGCAAGTGGGAATAACAATGCGCGTAATTATCAAAACTTTAATACCAAAAACATGAAAATTTCTATTAGCGAAAATAAAATCGACTGGCAAGAAATAAAAAATATCACTAATAATCAAGCGGGGCGTATTAATATTCAACTACCAGAAAAAGTTACAGCAAGATATGTGAAAGTGGAAATACTTACTGGACAACAAACAGGAACCATTTCTTCCCAACGTGCTCGCGTTGCTAAAATGTATCTATTCGCTTCCCCGGGATACACTTTGCCAATCGATTCTGGCTCACCACAAGCCACACAACAAGCCAGTGAAACAAAACCTTTAAAAGCTGCTAATACAGCATTTCAAGAAAAAATGGATATTGCTAAAGCTGAAATAAATACTGAAATGACAATTGGATCAGCACCAGTCAGCATTAACAATTGGTTGTCAGCAGAAAATAATATTATGGTTACAACCGTTGAGTCAAAAGCGAAGACAGATCAAGCTATCGAGATCAATCCATGGGCAAAAAACACAGTGGCATACCAAACACCAGCTAATGGGGATAACACTAAAGCCTCTAAACCAGAAACTACTACCAAATCAGGTGTCTCGGGTGATGTAACTTGGGTTTCGCGAAGGTCTAATATAAATGATGATATAGTCACACCAAAAGGCAAAACTAAACAAGAAAAATATCAAGCTGGTTTTATGAGTGAATTTGCAATCGCTACAAAAATACTTGGTGGTAAAGGAAGCGTTGATGCGGAGGATAACACTGGTAAAATCTATACTGTTCTTCCAGCGGGGAAAAAAATCACGATCGTTTCCGCAATTAACACAGTAGGCGATCAAAAAATAGATGCTCCAAACGGTAAAGATGGAAAGGCAGTTCAAGGAGCAGTGAAATCTTTAGAAAGTTTTAATACAGAAACAAGCATTGCCAAGGAACGTCAAAAAACGCTCGATTGGTGGAAAAATTACTATCTTCAATCCTATGTAGATACAGGAAACACCAAGCTTAATAAAACTTACTACGGTTCTCAATATATTTTTGGTTCAGCAACTAGAGCAGGAAAAACCGCACCTGGTTTATATGGTCCGTGGATTACGACTGACCAGGCAAACTGGCAAGGTGACTACCATTTAAACTATAATTTCCAAGCGCCTTATTACGGATCTTATTCGAGTAACCGACTCCTTGAGTTTTCCGAACCGATGTTTTATGAAGCAATTCGTTATATGAATACAGGCATCAAAAGGGCTTCAGATCCAGCTGAATTAGAATCAATTTCTCCTTGGTATTACAGTACAAGAAAAGATGAAAACGCTTTTAAAAATGGGTTCAATGATTCGCTCCTCTTCACAGTTGGAATAGTACCCTATATAGATGATAAGACAAAGGGAAGCTATTTAAATCAAACAATTGATGCCCTGTTACTTGCATCTCAAATTGGCGCATACTACGAATACACACAAGATGACGAGTGGATGTTTACCAAAATCGAAACGCCTAATGGCACATACTCGCCGTATGATTTCCTAACAAAGGTAGGTAATTTCTACAAAATTTGGCTAGAAAAACGAAATCCTAGAATAGACCAAGAATATATCAAAGACAATCCATCTGGTGTAAAAGGTAATACGCTGGCCACAAAATATACAGCTAATTACGCAAAATATCCTCCCTACTCAGGTGGTAAAAATTACACTTATGTTTTATTTGACGGTTCCCATGAGAGTTCCTTTGAGTTTAACCCAACTGTTGCTGTAGGAAATCTACAATACTTGATGGATAATTTGGTAACCATTAGTAAAAATAATCAACTTTCCGAAAGTACCTATGCAGATTGGAAAGATATCGCAACCCATTTAGTTAAACCAGAAACAGCAATTTATGAATATAATCAAGCAACTAGTTGGAAGACTAGCTCAAATTACTTTGGTAAAGAAATTTTTGGGCTTTCTGAAGACAGATACGTACGGCCAATTTCCGCAACGGTAGAATTAGAGTTTGTCATGCCGGGAAATCAATTAGGTTTTGATTCTGAATCTAGACTACTGGAAGCAGGCCGAAACACAGTAGATGTTATGGGAAATGACGGTAGTCCAGGCTGGGCATCAAATAACAATACACCGAAAATATTTACACAAGCAGCAAGATTACAATATGATGCCGCAACTTTACGAAGCAAGATTATCACAAATGTCACTAATAAGATGGATAAGAATTATTATGTAAACGATAATACTCATGGTTGGGAGAAAGCAGGCATCATCGAATCTATCAATAATATGATGCTCCAAAGTAGTGAGGGGATTATGAAACTGTTCCCTGTTTGGCCAGAAAACACTAATGGTGAATTCCGTCAAATTAGAGAAAAAGGCGCATTTTTAGTCTCTGCCAAAATGACGAATAACAATATTTCCGATATGGAGATTACTAGTGAGAAAGGAAATGACGTGAAAGTAGTCAATCCGTACCAAAATGAAAAAGTTCGTGTATTAAATTCAAAAAATAAAGTGATTCAAGTAAGTTACGGTACAACAAAAAATAGCACCCAAAAAGAAAGTACTAGCCAAGAAAAGAAGCTAGAAGAAACAGTCGACTTTAAAACGGAAGCCGGTGAAACGTATCGAATCATAAAAGCCACTGTTGAAGATAATGCAAAGGATGCCTTAGCAGCTATTTTAAAGGACATAAATGATCCTAGCAAAGGCTTTCTAGTTGGAACAACAGCTACGCAAATTAAAGCGGTAGAAGAGCTAATAAACCAACTCCCTGCATCTGAGACGAAATTAAAATTGCTAAATACTCTCGCAACAGCGCAAAAAAACATAGGAGAAAAGGATCCGCCGTCAACTGAAGGTAACGCTGCCGGAATAGTCGAACCTAGCAATGGCAATGGGGGAGGAAATACAATTATAAAAGAAAATCTAACTACAAAAAAACCAGTTGCTACTAATACCATGAAGAAAAATTTACCACCCACTGGAGATAGTGGCTTCATACCGGTAGTAGCTGGTGGGGGGATCATTTTAGCAACACTCGGATTGATTCACCGTACTTATCAATAA
- a CDS encoding class II aldolase/adducin family protein, with protein sequence MEIEVLKDLICDVCHKMWQQGWVAANDGNVTARLEENMYIATPTGISKSFITPDKLLLINGKGELLEENPEGYRPSSEIKMHLRCYEEREDVGAVVHAHPPTATGFALAQIPLDSYSLIESSITIGSVPITPFGTPSTMEVPEAITPYLPEHDVLLLENHGALSVGSDLITAYYRMETLELVAKTMFVARMLRGGEVEKEIPRENLERLFKMRGNYKITGKHPGYKKYSK encoded by the coding sequence ATGGAGATAGAAGTACTAAAAGATTTAATATGTGATGTCTGTCATAAAATGTGGCAACAGGGTTGGGTTGCGGCAAATGATGGAAATGTTACTGCTAGGTTAGAAGAGAATATGTATATTGCAACGCCAACAGGAATTAGCAAGAGTTTTATAACTCCTGATAAATTATTATTAATTAATGGGAAAGGGGAATTGCTCGAAGAAAATCCTGAGGGGTATCGCCCGTCAAGCGAGATTAAAATGCATTTGCGTTGTTACGAGGAACGAGAGGATGTTGGCGCGGTTGTTCATGCCCATCCCCCGACTGCTACAGGATTTGCTTTAGCACAAATACCACTTGACTCGTACTCCCTTATTGAGAGTTCTATCACTATCGGTTCTGTGCCAATTACACCATTCGGGACACCATCAACTATGGAAGTTCCTGAGGCGATTACCCCATACTTACCAGAACACGATGTACTCCTTCTTGAAAATCATGGAGCGTTATCGGTTGGTAGTGATTTAATTACAGCGTACTACCGGATGGAAACCTTGGAATTAGTTGCAAAGACAATGTTTGTTGCTCGTATGCTGCGAGGCGGGGAAGTGGAGAAAGAAATTCCGCGTGAAAATCTGGAGCGCTTATTTAAAATGCGTGGAAATTATAAAATCACAGGGAAACACCCCGGCTATAAGAAGTACTCGAAATGA